In Microbacterium cremeum, a genomic segment contains:
- a CDS encoding Re/Si-specific NAD(P)(+) transhydrogenase subunit alpha → MTRIGIVAEAPGENRVAATPLTVPKLIALGYDVVVEAGAGSASSFPDAAYAAAGASVVSAAEAWASPIVLKVNAPTADEIDRLADGATIIAMLSPALRPDLVEALATRGITAIALDAVPRISRAQSMDVLSSMANIAGYRAVVEAAHEFGRFFTGQVTAAGKVPPAKVLVAGAGVAGLAAIGAASSLGAIVRATDPRPEVADQVASIGGEYLEVVVPDEAKEVSADGYAKATSEAYDRRAAEIYSEQAADVDIVITTALIPGRRAPRLLTAADVASMKPGSVIVDMAAAQGGNVDGSVPGERVVTANGVVILGYTDLPGRLPQQASQLFATNLVNLLKLLTPAKDGRIALDFDDVVQRTATVVRDGEVTWPPPPVQVSAAPQKAPATGTVPAAPVKRPMSARARVGLIFAGIAALFAICAFAPPPLPQHFLVLTLAVVVGFYVIGHVAHALHTPLMSVTNAISGIIVVGAMVQITVPDLTVQILAAVAVLVASINIFGGFAVTRRMLAMFQKGETR, encoded by the coding sequence ATGACTCGCATTGGCATCGTCGCCGAAGCGCCCGGAGAGAACCGGGTCGCCGCGACTCCGCTCACCGTCCCCAAGCTCATCGCACTGGGCTACGACGTCGTCGTCGAAGCCGGTGCGGGCTCGGCATCGTCGTTCCCGGATGCCGCCTACGCCGCCGCGGGGGCGTCCGTCGTGTCCGCCGCGGAGGCATGGGCCTCGCCGATCGTCCTCAAGGTGAACGCGCCGACGGCGGACGAGATCGATCGCCTCGCCGACGGGGCGACGATCATCGCGATGCTGAGTCCGGCGTTGCGCCCCGATCTCGTCGAGGCCCTCGCGACGCGCGGGATCACCGCGATCGCGCTCGACGCGGTGCCGCGCATCTCGCGCGCGCAGTCGATGGACGTGCTGAGCTCCATGGCGAACATCGCCGGGTACCGCGCGGTCGTGGAGGCGGCCCACGAGTTCGGGCGGTTCTTCACCGGCCAGGTGACCGCCGCCGGAAAGGTGCCGCCCGCGAAGGTGCTCGTCGCCGGTGCCGGCGTCGCGGGACTGGCGGCGATCGGCGCGGCGTCGAGCCTCGGCGCGATCGTCCGGGCGACCGATCCCCGCCCGGAGGTCGCCGACCAGGTCGCCTCGATCGGCGGGGAGTACCTCGAGGTCGTCGTCCCCGACGAGGCGAAGGAGGTCTCGGCCGACGGGTACGCGAAGGCGACGAGCGAGGCGTACGACCGGCGAGCGGCAGAGATCTATTCGGAGCAGGCGGCGGACGTCGACATCGTCATCACCACCGCGCTCATCCCGGGGCGCCGCGCCCCGCGGCTGCTCACCGCGGCGGATGTCGCGAGCATGAAGCCCGGAAGCGTCATCGTCGACATGGCCGCGGCGCAGGGCGGAAACGTCGACGGGTCGGTCCCGGGGGAGAGGGTCGTGACGGCGAACGGTGTGGTGATCCTCGGCTACACGGATCTGCCCGGGCGTCTGCCGCAGCAGGCGTCGCAGCTGTTCGCCACGAACCTCGTCAATCTGCTGAAGCTGCTCACCCCGGCTAAGGACGGCCGGATCGCGCTCGACTTCGACGACGTCGTGCAGCGCACGGCGACCGTCGTCCGCGACGGGGAGGTGACGTGGCCGCCGCCGCCGGTGCAGGTCTCCGCTGCGCCGCAGAAGGCCCCGGCGACCGGCACGGTGCCCGCGGCCCCGGTCAAGCGGCCGATGTCGGCCCGCGCACGCGTCGGCCTGATCTTCGCCGGCATCGCGGCGCTGTTCGCGATCTGCGCATTCGCGCCACCGCCGCTGCCGCAGCACTTCCTGGTGCTGACGCTCGCGGTCGTCGTCGGCTTCTACGTCATCGGGCACGTGGCCCACGCCCTCCACACTCCGCTCATGAGCGTCACCAACGCGATCTCGGGCATCATCGTCGTCGGCGCCATGGTGCAGATCACCGTGCCCGACCTGACGGTCCAGATCCTGGCGGCCGTCGCGGTGCTGGTGGCGAGCATCAACATCTTCGGCGGCTTCGCCGTGACGCGGCGCATGCTCGCGATGTTCCAGAAGGGTGAGACCCGATGA
- a CDS encoding OsmC family protein, with protein MSVTAQPTHLNGVDTATLFATLDAVKGEPEIAKFQFRASNTWLAGTHSRSSFSGFFGATQEMEHRTVTTVDADHPAVLVGEDHAPTPVEYLLHAIAACLTAGLANIAAARRVPLRSVTSTVEGDIDLLGILGLGDDSRVRNGYQAIRVRFEIDADADDATIRALVEQSRNRSAVFDVLTNGTRVDIEVATA; from the coding sequence ATGTCCGTCACCGCCCAGCCCACTCACCTCAACGGAGTGGACACCGCCACGCTGTTCGCGACTCTCGACGCCGTCAAGGGTGAGCCCGAGATCGCGAAGTTCCAGTTCCGCGCCTCGAACACCTGGCTCGCCGGCACGCACAGCCGGTCGAGCTTCTCGGGCTTCTTCGGTGCCACGCAGGAGATGGAGCACCGTACGGTCACGACCGTCGACGCCGACCACCCCGCGGTGCTCGTGGGCGAGGACCACGCACCCACGCCGGTCGAGTACCTGCTGCACGCGATCGCCGCGTGCCTGACGGCGGGTCTCGCGAACATCGCGGCTGCCCGCAGGGTGCCGCTCCGGTCGGTCACCTCGACCGTCGAGGGCGACATCGACCTGCTCGGCATCCTGGGGCTCGGCGACGACAGCCGCGTCCGCAACGGCTACCAGGCGATTCGCGTGCGGTTCGAGATCGACGCGGATGCCGACGACGCGACGATCCGCGCCCTGGTCGAGCAGTCGCGGAACCGCTCCGCGGTGTTCGACGTGCTGACCAACGGCACCCGCGTCGACATCGAGGTGGCCACCGCGTGA
- a CDS encoding NAD(P)/FAD-dependent oxidoreductase, with the protein MRDYDVAVVGGRIAGAATAMLLARAGLRVIMLERGREGSDTVSTHALMRAGVLQLSRWGVLPGVIAAETPAITHTVFHYPGDDAVTVTIRPTPGVPALYAPRRHVLDLLLASAAADAGAEVAFRTPVTGLLRDDGGRVCGVRTTRREGGDIRVRAALTIGADGVGSRVARETGARVLREGTAASSVLYGYVPNETRGGAAGTAGYEWCYGRGAAAGLIPTGDDQACLFVSTTPARMRALRTSGQEAAFRALLSDAAPPLAERLQALPARDAMRGWSGLRGFVRRASGRGWALVGDAGLFRDPISSHGMTDAMRDAEILATQILRARSGECAEQVALELYQTLRDRLSLRMFELADRIAAYDWDDDEIRQVIRGHSSAMSDEMDYLTSLPDAGPAAVAPLGVTLGRG; encoded by the coding sequence ATGAGGGACTATGACGTCGCCGTCGTCGGCGGCAGGATCGCCGGCGCGGCCACGGCCATGCTGCTGGCTCGAGCAGGCCTGCGCGTCATCATGCTCGAGCGCGGACGAGAGGGAAGCGACACCGTCTCGACCCACGCGCTCATGCGCGCCGGTGTGCTGCAGCTGTCGCGATGGGGCGTGCTGCCGGGCGTCATCGCCGCAGAGACGCCGGCGATCACGCACACCGTCTTCCACTACCCGGGCGACGATGCCGTCACCGTCACCATCAGACCGACGCCCGGGGTACCCGCGCTGTACGCGCCGCGGCGCCACGTGCTCGACCTGCTGCTCGCGAGCGCGGCTGCCGATGCCGGCGCGGAGGTCGCGTTCCGCACGCCCGTGACGGGGCTGCTCCGCGACGATGGCGGCCGCGTGTGCGGCGTGCGGACGACCCGCCGCGAGGGCGGGGACATCCGTGTCCGTGCCGCCCTGACCATCGGCGCAGACGGCGTCGGCTCGCGCGTCGCGCGCGAGACCGGAGCCCGCGTCCTTCGCGAGGGGACGGCCGCCAGCAGCGTGCTCTACGGCTACGTGCCGAACGAGACCCGTGGAGGCGCCGCAGGTACGGCGGGGTACGAGTGGTGCTATGGCCGAGGGGCTGCCGCGGGGCTCATCCCGACCGGCGACGATCAGGCGTGCCTCTTCGTCTCCACCACTCCCGCGCGCATGCGAGCCCTCCGCACCTCGGGACAGGAGGCGGCGTTCCGCGCCCTCCTCAGCGACGCGGCGCCGCCGCTCGCGGAACGGCTGCAGGCGCTCCCGGCCCGCGACGCGATGCGCGGATGGAGCGGTCTGCGCGGGTTCGTGCGCCGCGCATCCGGCCGCGGATGGGCCCTCGTGGGCGACGCGGGCCTCTTCCGCGACCCGATCAGCTCGCACGGAATGACCGACGCCATGCGCGATGCCGAGATCCTCGCGACCCAGATCCTGCGTGCGCGGTCGGGCGAGTGCGCCGAGCAGGTCGCCCTGGAGCTCTACCAGACGCTGCGGGACCGGCTGTCGCTGCGGATGTTCGAGCTCGCGGATCGCATTGCGGCGTACGACTGGGACGACGATGAGATCCGTCAGGTGATCCGCGGCCACAGCTCGGCGATGAGCGACGAGATGGACTACCTGACGAGTCTTCCCGATGCCGGGCCCGCGGCTGTCGCACCCCTGGGAGTCACGCTCGGGCGAGGGTAG
- a CDS encoding ATP-binding protein yields MPGPRLSHPWESRSGEGRVWPRGIPTVTIHIRLLGGFDVDIDGATVPPVSWARRHAAALVKLLALADGHRLHRERVITALWPALAVEVAAPRLHKAAHFARKALERGGGTVSLRDDVVALLADSAIEVDVDRFRTLAARASAGRDAALAAVALELYRGDLLPDDVYDEWATEARDELAATHLELLRLTHRWEDLVARSPTDEESHLALARRYVDGGDARAALRQLERLERALHHELGAGLGPDARALKAQLESRSHSAPQATAPRLRLVARRSIGDRIRDRLRRAADGRGGAIVLRGPAGVGKTALLELTAGIASREGFRVARWAASSVEGQWPYGPVMGALAGLCRAHPALLDGLGDTQRAEIERALVAGDLPWTGEAAHPRLFVATSELVRIGAEGTGLILMVDDIHEADDASLRLLHYLGRCARECAALVVLAGRPLRGRAAEIVESMVGSDEGALIDVPPLPAGAVEHLLAELFPALGETSVRSIAAASGGIPFTALELARRESSGGSGGLIPSLPAGVLRTVRRVAMLANAFSTDEFLAMSDADPDVAHTQLGQAVAAMIVEPAEVGYRFRHPMIRDAIVEGIPPHEQAAERHEVATRLGRSGAAPARVAQLFIEASQPSHAVPFVLRAVETAGALGAYQDALNLVDHVVAYAGPADQARLLARRADLLMAMGSPDAVDAYRDAAAVATGTDRRLLRARLSRVLAYSGELDTARAALAGLEPEGDAADAAILLAQAVVAYFAGDLDGAWEVTVLARERVDLGDAGWQVLDLVSLQGLIAHHRGEWFDRFQLELRRTAGRQSLATSVFDAHLCVAEFVLYGQVPYDELIADVERLRDIAQRTGALRGVAFATALIGEAALLKGDLDRAEHDLNSAVQLHREIGATAGEASCMQRLAEVHLARGDRDAAHRLLHAALPLARWSVLSLHLVQRVYGTMVTAAPTPADARAVVDRAMATIAETDRCMVCDVMLAVPAAIACADAGDPDEARRHLAVAEQSAARFDRVAWHGALAEARAHIALAEGARATAEREFAAAADLFALAGHERDAARCRGGIAVAS; encoded by the coding sequence ATGCCGGGCCCGCGGCTGTCGCACCCCTGGGAGTCACGCTCGGGCGAGGGTAGAGTTTGGCCCCGAGGGATCCCGACCGTGACGATTCACATCCGCCTGCTGGGGGGCTTCGACGTCGACATCGACGGCGCAACGGTGCCGCCGGTCTCGTGGGCGCGTCGGCACGCGGCGGCGCTGGTCAAGCTGCTCGCCCTCGCGGACGGGCATCGACTGCACCGGGAACGGGTCATCACCGCGCTCTGGCCCGCTCTCGCGGTGGAAGTGGCCGCACCGCGACTGCACAAGGCGGCGCACTTCGCGAGGAAGGCGCTGGAGCGGGGCGGCGGCACGGTCTCGCTTCGTGATGACGTCGTGGCCCTGCTCGCCGACTCTGCCATCGAGGTCGACGTGGACCGGTTCCGCACCCTGGCGGCGCGCGCGTCGGCAGGCCGGGATGCCGCGCTCGCGGCGGTCGCGCTCGAGCTCTACCGCGGCGACCTCCTGCCCGACGACGTGTACGACGAGTGGGCGACCGAGGCGCGAGACGAGCTCGCCGCCACGCACCTGGAGCTGCTGCGCCTCACCCATCGCTGGGAGGACCTGGTGGCGCGGTCGCCGACCGATGAGGAGTCGCATCTCGCTCTCGCCCGCCGGTACGTCGATGGCGGCGACGCACGCGCCGCCCTGCGGCAGCTCGAGCGGCTCGAGCGCGCCCTCCACCACGAGCTGGGCGCCGGGCTCGGCCCCGACGCACGCGCGTTGAAGGCGCAGCTCGAGTCGCGGTCCCACTCCGCACCGCAGGCCACTGCGCCCCGGCTGCGGCTCGTTGCCCGCAGGAGCATCGGTGATCGGATCCGCGATCGCCTTCGCCGCGCGGCGGACGGACGGGGCGGCGCGATCGTCCTGCGCGGACCCGCCGGGGTGGGAAAGACCGCCCTCCTCGAGCTGACGGCGGGCATCGCCTCGCGCGAAGGCTTCCGCGTCGCGCGCTGGGCGGCGTCCTCGGTCGAAGGACAGTGGCCGTATGGCCCGGTGATGGGGGCGCTGGCAGGCCTGTGCCGCGCGCATCCGGCTCTCCTCGACGGGCTGGGCGACACCCAGCGTGCCGAGATCGAGCGCGCACTCGTGGCGGGCGACCTTCCGTGGACCGGCGAGGCGGCGCACCCTCGCCTGTTCGTCGCGACGAGCGAGCTGGTCCGCATCGGCGCCGAAGGCACCGGGCTGATCCTCATGGTCGACGACATCCACGAGGCCGACGATGCATCCCTGCGGCTGCTGCACTACCTCGGCCGCTGCGCGCGGGAGTGCGCCGCGCTCGTGGTGCTCGCGGGTCGCCCCCTCCGAGGCCGAGCGGCAGAGATCGTCGAGAGCATGGTCGGCAGCGACGAGGGGGCTCTGATCGATGTGCCGCCGCTTCCCGCCGGGGCTGTCGAGCACCTGCTCGCCGAGCTGTTCCCGGCGCTCGGCGAGACCTCCGTCAGGTCCATCGCGGCCGCGAGCGGAGGCATCCCGTTCACCGCCCTGGAACTGGCCCGGCGTGAGAGTTCAGGCGGGTCGGGTGGGCTGATTCCGTCTCTTCCGGCCGGCGTCCTCCGGACGGTGCGACGAGTGGCGATGCTCGCCAACGCCTTCAGCACCGACGAGTTCCTGGCGATGTCGGATGCCGATCCCGATGTCGCTCACACCCAACTCGGGCAGGCAGTCGCCGCGATGATCGTCGAACCGGCGGAGGTCGGATACCGGTTCCGTCACCCCATGATCCGCGATGCGATCGTGGAAGGGATCCCACCGCACGAACAGGCTGCCGAACGCCACGAAGTGGCGACCCGGCTCGGGCGCTCAGGTGCCGCCCCCGCGCGGGTCGCACAACTGTTCATCGAGGCCTCCCAGCCCTCCCATGCCGTCCCGTTCGTGCTGCGCGCCGTCGAAACGGCGGGCGCTCTCGGCGCCTACCAAGACGCGCTGAACCTCGTAGATCACGTCGTCGCCTACGCCGGCCCTGCCGATCAGGCGCGGCTGCTGGCCCGCCGCGCGGATCTGCTCATGGCGATGGGCTCGCCCGACGCGGTGGATGCGTACCGCGACGCGGCGGCCGTCGCGACGGGAACGGACCGCCGGCTGCTGCGGGCACGCCTCAGCCGCGTGCTCGCCTATTCCGGCGAGCTCGACACCGCGCGCGCCGCACTGGCGGGCCTCGAACCGGAAGGGGATGCCGCCGACGCCGCCATTCTCCTCGCGCAAGCGGTGGTCGCTTACTTCGCCGGCGACCTCGACGGGGCATGGGAGGTCACCGTGCTGGCGCGAGAGCGCGTCGATCTCGGCGACGCCGGCTGGCAGGTCCTTGACCTGGTGTCATTGCAGGGACTCATTGCACACCATCGCGGAGAGTGGTTCGACCGCTTCCAGCTGGAGCTGCGCCGCACGGCGGGCCGCCAGTCGCTGGCGACGAGCGTCTTCGACGCCCATCTGTGCGTCGCAGAGTTCGTCCTCTACGGGCAGGTGCCGTACGACGAGCTCATCGCCGACGTCGAGAGGCTTCGCGACATCGCGCAGCGGACGGGCGCGCTGCGGGGCGTCGCGTTCGCCACCGCGCTCATCGGCGAGGCCGCGTTGCTCAAGGGCGACCTCGACAGGGCGGAGCACGACCTCAACAGCGCCGTACAACTCCACCGGGAGATCGGAGCGACGGCGGGTGAGGCATCGTGCATGCAGCGTCTCGCCGAGGTGCACCTGGCGCGCGGCGACCGCGATGCTGCGCACCGGCTGCTGCACGCCGCCCTGCCGTTGGCCCGCTGGTCGGTCCTGAGCCTGCACCTCGTGCAGCGCGTGTACGGGACGATGGTCACCGCCGCCCCCACTCCCGCGGACGCCCGCGCCGTCGTCGACCGTGCGATGGCCACGATCGCCGAGACGGACAGGTGCATGGTGTGCGACGTCATGCTCGCGGTGCCGGCCGCCATCGCCTGCGCGGACGCCGGCGACCCCGACGAGGCCCGGCGCCACCTCGCGGTGGCGGAACAGTCGGCGGCGCGGTTCGACCGCGTCGCGTGGCACGGGGCTCTCGCCGAGGCACGCGCTCACATCGCACTCGCGGAAGGCGCCCGCGCGACGGCGGAGCGCGAGTTCGCCGCCGCCGCCGACCTCTTCGCGCTCGCCGGTCACGAGCGGGACGCGGCGCGGTGCCGGGGAGGGATCGCCGTCGCCTCCTGA
- a CDS encoding histone-like nucleoid-structuring protein Lsr2: MARRIVHQLVDDIDGTLLEVGEGETVLFSLDGVAYEIDLTAENAAALRGALERYTKAARPVSSSRGSAGSSSAGARRRRRSGQQDYSGVREWAKQNGYKVSERGRVPASVLEAYEAAH; encoded by the coding sequence ATGGCCCGAAGAATCGTTCACCAGCTCGTCGACGACATCGACGGAACCCTTTTGGAAGTCGGAGAAGGCGAAACCGTCCTTTTCTCCCTCGACGGAGTCGCATACGAAATCGACCTCACGGCCGAGAATGCCGCCGCATTGCGTGGTGCGCTCGAGCGGTACACGAAGGCGGCACGCCCCGTCTCGTCCTCACGCGGGAGCGCCGGATCGTCCAGTGCCGGGGCGCGGCGACGGCGCCGCAGTGGTCAGCAGGACTACAGCGGCGTGCGCGAATGGGCGAAGCAGAACGGCTACAAGGTGTCGGAGCGCGGCCGGGTTCCGGCATCCGTTCTCGAAGCGTACGAAGCAGCGCACTGA
- the pntB gene encoding Re/Si-specific NAD(P)(+) transhydrogenase subunit beta, producing MIAVAGAVAGAAYIVAALLFILSLAGLSKHETSRRGVTFGIVGMAIALVATIWLTAAAAWGEPSALSGLILLVAAVLVGGAIGLWRARIVEMTGMPELIALLHSFVGLAAVLVGWNGALYDTGLTGTLSDIHDAEVFIGVFIGGVTFTGSIVAFLKLSARMSSKPLVLPGKNVLNLGALVVFLGLTVWYVITPELWLLVLVTALALALGWHLVASIGGGDMPVVVSMLNSYSGWAAAAAGFLLNNDLLIVTGALVGSSGAYLSYIMCKAMNRSFLSVIAGGFGIEAPRDGDDEHGEHREVDAESTADLLTSASSVVITPGYGMAVAQAQHGVADLVAKLRERGVDVRFGIHPVAGRLPGHMNVLLAEAKVPYDIVLAMDEINDDLSQVDVVLVIGANDTVNPAAAEDPGSPIAGMPVLRVWEAQNVVVFKRSMASGYAGVKNPLFYRENTQMLFGDAKEKVDEILMHLAADAKSANRG from the coding sequence ATGATCGCCGTCGCAGGTGCCGTCGCGGGGGCCGCCTACATCGTCGCCGCGCTGCTGTTCATCCTCAGCCTCGCCGGGCTGAGCAAGCACGAGACCAGCCGTCGCGGCGTGACGTTCGGCATCGTCGGCATGGCGATCGCGCTCGTGGCGACGATCTGGCTGACCGCGGCCGCCGCGTGGGGCGAGCCGTCGGCCCTGAGCGGGCTGATCCTGCTGGTGGCAGCCGTCCTCGTCGGCGGCGCGATCGGCCTGTGGCGCGCACGCATCGTCGAGATGACCGGGATGCCGGAGCTCATCGCCCTGCTGCACTCCTTCGTGGGTCTGGCCGCCGTGCTCGTCGGCTGGAACGGCGCGCTCTACGACACCGGGCTCACCGGCACGCTCTCCGACATCCACGACGCCGAGGTGTTCATCGGCGTGTTCATCGGCGGTGTCACGTTCACGGGGTCGATCGTGGCGTTCCTGAAGCTCTCGGCACGGATGTCGTCGAAGCCGCTCGTGCTGCCGGGCAAGAACGTGCTCAACCTGGGCGCGCTCGTCGTCTTCCTCGGACTCACCGTCTGGTACGTCATCACGCCCGAGCTGTGGCTCCTGGTGCTCGTGACGGCGCTCGCCCTCGCGCTGGGATGGCACCTCGTCGCGTCGATCGGCGGCGGCGACATGCCGGTCGTCGTCTCGATGCTCAACAGCTATTCGGGCTGGGCCGCAGCAGCGGCCGGGTTCCTCCTGAACAACGATCTGCTCATCGTCACCGGGGCGCTGGTCGGCTCGTCCGGTGCGTACCTGAGCTACATCATGTGCAAGGCGATGAACCGGTCGTTCCTCTCGGTCATCGCCGGGGGATTCGGCATCGAGGCGCCGCGCGACGGCGACGACGAGCACGGCGAGCACCGCGAGGTCGACGCCGAGAGCACCGCCGATCTGCTCACGAGCGCGAGCTCGGTCGTCATCACGCCGGGTTACGGCATGGCGGTGGCGCAGGCGCAGCACGGTGTCGCCGACCTGGTCGCCAAGCTGCGCGAGCGCGGCGTCGACGTGCGGTTCGGCATCCATCCCGTCGCCGGCCGGCTGCCCGGCCACATGAACGTCCTGCTGGCCGAGGCGAAGGTGCCCTACGACATCGTGCTCGCGATGGACGAGATCAACGACGACCTGTCACAGGTCGACGTGGTGCTGGTGATCGGTGCGAACGACACGGTCAACCCGGCGGCGGCCGAAGACCCCGGCAGCCCGATCGCGGGAATGCCGGTGCTGCGGGTGTGGGAGGCGCAGAACGTGGTCGTGTTCAAGCGCTCGATGGCGTCCGGATATGCGGGCGTGAAGAATCCGCTCTTCTACCGCGAGAACACCCAGATGCTGTTCGGCGACGCGAAAGAGAAAGTCGACGAGATCCTCATGCACCTGGCCGCCGACGCGAAATCCGCGAACCGCGGTTAA
- a CDS encoding Fe-S cluster assembly protein HesB, giving the protein MLTLTQTAAEAVKQIVARVPQAEDGGVRIRDTGGETGFELSVAPDPAPHDTIVVTDGARVFLDEGAAVALEDRVLDAELSQDGSVRFALAVQA; this is encoded by the coding sequence ATGCTCACGCTGACCCAGACCGCCGCCGAGGCCGTCAAGCAGATCGTCGCCCGCGTCCCGCAGGCCGAGGACGGAGGAGTGCGTATCCGCGACACCGGCGGGGAGACCGGCTTCGAGCTGAGCGTCGCGCCCGACCCCGCTCCCCACGACACGATCGTGGTGACCGACGGCGCACGCGTGTTCCTCGACGAGGGCGCCGCTGTCGCGCTCGAGGACCGCGTGCTGGACGCCGAGCTCTCGCAGGACGGCTCGGTGCGCTTCGCGCTCGCGGTCCAGGCCTGA
- a CDS encoding putative quinol monooxygenase, which produces MSEVRLTGQLVCESSEQAELVVQHLPMHMALTRAEPGCISFEVHRTNDALIWQVDERFESEAAFGAHQDRVAASEWGRATARIRRQYSIEGLSR; this is translated from the coding sequence ATGAGCGAGGTGCGTCTAACCGGCCAGCTGGTGTGCGAAAGTTCAGAACAAGCCGAGCTCGTCGTTCAACACCTGCCAATGCACATGGCTCTGACGCGCGCCGAACCAGGGTGCATCTCGTTCGAAGTCCACCGCACGAACGATGCTCTCATCTGGCAGGTCGATGAGCGGTTCGAGAGCGAAGCCGCATTCGGTGCGCATCAGGACCGCGTCGCGGCCAGTGAATGGGGGCGAGCGACAGCACGGATCCGTCGCCAGTACTCAATCGAAGGGCTATCTCGTTGA
- a CDS encoding DUF485 domain-containing protein — translation MSDSRIDTAPPGGVDYVAVEESPRFGELKRRQRGFVFPLAVAFLVWYFAYVLLSSFARDFMSQPVWGDITVGLLFGLGQFVTTFAITMAYVWYANRKLDPIAEEIRADLENEEAGE, via the coding sequence ATGTCCGACTCGAGGATCGACACCGCCCCGCCAGGCGGCGTCGACTACGTCGCGGTGGAGGAGTCGCCGCGGTTCGGTGAACTCAAGAGACGCCAGCGCGGGTTCGTGTTCCCGCTCGCCGTCGCGTTCCTGGTCTGGTACTTCGCGTACGTGCTGCTGTCGTCGTTCGCGCGCGACTTCATGTCGCAGCCGGTGTGGGGCGACATCACCGTCGGCCTGCTCTTCGGCCTCGGCCAGTTCGTGACGACCTTCGCGATCACGATGGCGTACGTCTGGTACGCCAACCGCAAGCTCGATCCCATTGCCGAAGAGATCCGCGCGGATCTCGAGAACGAGGAGGCCGGCGAATGA
- a CDS encoding helix-turn-helix transcriptional regulator: MGAQSSVSNAVVDADARALDRAVADLVRRTRFPVAFGGLAQDDAIHVTSIHGARTHSLDGLVVKASRGLGGRAFVERRPRLALDYRSARSITHDYDRAVLGEGIATLFAVPVLVGDRARGVIYCGSWAGAAVGDVVARSAFAVADELSRELQIREEVQRRLALAPRPEDGTQMPAAAREELRQTYAELRSIAAVVDDPGLRTRLDRLERRLAALSNDTAEPALDLDVKLSPREVDVLACAALGSTNAEIAATLELREGTVKSYLQSAMAKLDASTRHAAVATARRAGLLP; this comes from the coding sequence GTGGGCGCGCAGTCTTCAGTGTCGAACGCGGTCGTCGATGCCGACGCCCGTGCGCTCGACCGCGCGGTCGCCGACCTCGTGCGGCGCACCAGGTTCCCGGTCGCCTTCGGCGGACTCGCCCAGGACGACGCCATCCATGTCACGTCGATCCACGGTGCCCGGACGCACAGTCTCGACGGGCTGGTCGTGAAGGCCTCGCGAGGGCTCGGCGGCCGCGCGTTCGTCGAGAGGCGTCCGCGGCTGGCCCTGGACTACCGCTCCGCGCGCAGCATCACGCACGACTACGACCGCGCGGTGCTGGGCGAGGGCATCGCCACGCTCTTCGCCGTCCCGGTGCTGGTCGGCGACCGGGCACGCGGCGTCATCTACTGCGGGTCGTGGGCGGGAGCGGCGGTGGGCGATGTCGTGGCGCGGTCCGCGTTCGCGGTCGCCGACGAGCTCTCGCGCGAGCTGCAGATCCGCGAGGAGGTGCAGCGACGCCTGGCCCTCGCGCCGAGGCCCGAAGACGGCACGCAGATGCCGGCCGCCGCACGCGAAGAGCTCCGCCAGACGTACGCAGAGCTGCGCAGCATCGCCGCGGTCGTCGACGACCCCGGGTTGAGAACGCGGCTCGACCGCCTCGAGCGGCGCCTCGCGGCCCTCTCGAACGACACCGCCGAACCGGCCCTCGACCTCGACGTGAAGCTGTCGCCCCGCGAAGTCGACGTGCTGGCGTGCGCCGCGCTGGGATCCACCAACGCCGAGATCGCCGCCACGCTGGAGTTGCGCGAAGGCACAGTCAAGTCCTACCTCCAGTCGGCGATGGCGAAGCTCGACGCCTCGACCCGGCACGCGGCAGTGGCCACCGCACGGCGCGCCGGTCTCCTGCCGTAA